The window CGGCAGGATAGCGGCCGAGTGGCAGCAGTTGTTGATGCAGCGCGGCGTATTGATTCGGGATTGCAGCAATTATCGCGGCTTGTCGGCGGCCTTTATCCGGTTGGCGGTAAAGCTTGCGGAACAAAATGATGCATTGATTCATGCGATTACAAATTGTACGGGAGAATAATAAGGTATGACAAGAATTATTTTTGTCCGGCACGGGCAAACATTGTGGAATCAAGAGTTAAAATACCAGGGACATACGGATATTTCTCTTACGGACCAGGGCATCCGCCAGGCTGATCTGGTAGCCAAACGTCTGTCCCGTGAAAAGGTTGTCGCGATTTATTCCAGTGACCTTAGCCGGGCTTTCTTAACCGCTGAGAGAATTGCCGGTCAATTCGGATTGCCGGTGGCTTCTTTTGCCCAGTTGCGGGAATTTTGGTTTGGGGACTGGGAAGGGCTGACCTATGAACAGATTCAAAAACGCTGGCCCGATGAAGCCGAGCAATTTGTTAACTCCCCGGGGCATGTACAGATACCGGGAGGAGAAACCTATACTGAGGTACAAGAGCGTATGGAGCAGCTCGTGTTGGAACTGGTGAAAAAACACGACGGGCAAACTATTATCATCGTGTCCCACGGCGCCGCCATCCGCGCGGTTCTGTGCGCAGCCCTGCATATGCCTCTTGACTATGTGGGGGCGATACGGCAGGACAATACGGCTGTGAATATTGTAGAATACTATGGTGAACAGGCCATTGTCACTTTGGTAAACGATATTCATCATTTGAATGCGGCGGAGTAGACTATTACCGGTATTCTCTGAGAAAGCAAAGGGAGATCAATTGTTGATCCGCCCTTTGTTTTTTTATGGATATTCCCCTGAGAAATGGAATACAAAATAGCATGGTCCTTAGTGTCTTGGTGAGACGGCGTGGATCAAGGGGGTGGAACCCATGGAGGCAGAGAAGCGTAAAATAATCTTGATCGGCAATCCCAATGTAGGGAAAAGCATGGTGTTTAACTATTTGACCGGTTTATACGCCACGGTGTCGAATTATCCCGGGACCACGGTGGATGTTACCCGCGGCAGGATGCGGCTCAACGGAGTGAGATTTGAAGTGGTTGATACACCGGGGATCTACTCTCTGATCCCGACCAGCGAGGAAGAACAGGTCACCCGGCGGCTGCTGTTTGAGGAACATCCTGACTTGGTGATTCATATAGTGGACGCCAAGAATATCCGGCGGAGCCTCAGGATGACTCTGCAGCTTCTGGATGCCGGATTTCGCGTCTTGCTGCAGCTGAATATGATGGATGAAGCCCAAAAGGCCGGCAGACGTATCAACATAAGGATTCTGCAAGAAAGATTAGGGATTCCGGTGGTAGCCACTTCGGCTGCCGAGGGCTATGGACTCAAGGAACTGAAACAGCAGATCCTTCTATGGAAAACCATTGCTGCCAGGCCGGTTTTACTGTCCCCTGACATTGAGCAGGTCATTGCAAGGATCAGTGCCCAGCTTGATTTTGTCGACCAGCTATCAAAAAAGGGAATGACAAAACGTATCATCGCCGTTCTGCTGCTGGAGAGAGACGCCGGCATGCAAAAACTGATTCTATCCCGTCCCGGTGGCGTACGGGTCAGAAAAGAGCTGGAGCAATGCGCCGGCCTTTATCCTCAGGGAATGGAGTTTCTCCTGACTGTACAGCGGCAAGCTGAAGTCGACCGGCTGCTGGAACATTGCATCCGCCAGGAAGGGGGAGAGAGTCATCCGTTTCATGACAAAGTGAACCGGTGGACCAGAGAGCCTTTCACCGGGGCAGTGGTTTTGATTTTTGTGATCTATCTGGGGCTGTATCAATTTGTCGGCCGGTTTGGGGCAGGGTATTTGGTGGATTATATGAACCAAGAAGTTTTCGGCGATTTTTTGCTTCCCTTACTACAAGCCTTGATAGACAAATATATAGAACTTGACTGGCTGAAATCGCTTCTAATGGGAGAATATGGGGTAATTACACTGGGCTTTCGTTATGCTGCGGCGATTATTCTGCCAGTGGTCGGCACGTTTTTTCTGGCTTTTGCCCTGCTGGAAGACAGCGGTTATCTTCCCCGCCTGGCCTTATTATTAAATAATATGTTTAAGTGGTTTGGCCTGAACGGCAGGGCAGTGATCCCTCTGACTCTGGGTTTTGGCTGCGGCACAATGGCGGTCATGGTGACCAGGACATTGGAAACCAGGCGGGAACGCCTGCTGGCCACCTTCTTACTGGCGCTGGCCATTCCCTGTTCGGCCCAGTTAGGAGTCGTATTAGCTATATTATCAGGCAGTCCCCGGATATTACTACTGTGGCTGGGATGTCTGCTGTTTATCTTTGGACTGTTTGGCTATATCAGCGCCCGGATCATTCCCGGCCAGGCCAATGCCTTTTATTTGGAGATCCCTCCTCTGAGGATGCCCCGGCTGTCTAATGTTTTCCTGAAAGCCTGGACCCGGATGGAAATGTATTTCGTCGAAATTGTTCCGATTTTTGTTGTTGTGAGCTGCAGTTTGTGGCTGGCCGATGAACTGATGCTGCTGGAACGCTGGATTTCTCTGATGCGGCCGGTGATGTCGCTTATGGGGCTGCCGCCGGTAATGGGCCAGGTTTTTTTGCTGGGGTTTTTCCGCCGGGATTATGGGACTGCCGGCCTGTTTGATTTGTGCGCCAAAGGCTTGTTGAATGAGGGACAGTTATTGACGGCGGCCGTGTCCCTGACAGTATTTGTCCCTTGTATCGCCCAGACCGTCATGATGGTCAAGGAGCGCGGTTTCCTGGTTTCACTGGCGATTTTGCTGGTGGTCGCACTGATTGCCCTGGGATCGGGCTGGCTGGTGCATTTTCTCTACAGCATCCTGGGATTTTAGAAAGAAAAGATAGGATAGTGAAACGTCATGGCCCATCAAACATTAAAAGAACTTCAGGTTGGGCATAGGGCCAGGGTTGAAGCTTTTTCCACTATCGATGCAGGTCATCGGCGAAAGCTTATGGCTTACGGTCTTTTGCCCGGTATCATGATTGATCTGCTGCAGGTCAGGCCAAACTACGTGATCCGTATTGACCATATGGAACTGGCGATTGATGCGGAAGTGGCCGCAAAAATATATATATCCAAGGACAAAGTCTGAGAGTCAAAAGCCCCGGATGTCATACATCCGGGGCTTTTGACTCTCATCTAAAAGGACTCAGTGAGATTTTTCCGCCACTTTGTTCAGGTCCTTGATCAAGGCATCCAAATCGATACCGTGAGCCATGGCGCCCTGCTCAATGTTTTCGAAGCGCGCAGCGGCGCATCCTAAGCATCCCATGCCATGGCTTCTGAATACATCAACGGTTTGCGGATATTTTTCAACGACTTCAATAATGCCCATTTCCTTGTTGATTTCAGACATATAGTATCTGTTACCTCCTCGCCGGATGAAAGTTCATCAGCTAAACAAATTATAGCAACATTTATTCACAAATACCAGCCTGTTTATATCCTTTTCTATTCTCCTGAAATTATGCCTAACTTAAAAACATGTATACTTTTTCCTGAAATTTCAACCCAGATGGAAGGAATTTTGTTATTCGTCCAGAAAATAATGAAATAGTGGTACAAAGTGGAGTAAAGTGGTAGAACAACGACAGGGTGATGCACTGTGTTGCTGGGTGAATATTCTCACAGTATAGATGATAAAGGAAGAATCATTCTGCCCGCCAAATTTCGGGAGGAATTGGGCGATAGTTTTATTGCCACCAAAGGATTAGAGAAATGTATCTTCGTATATCCCAAAGCGGAATGGAGTAACATAGAAACAAAATTGAAGGAACTGCCGCTGGCTAAAGCCGAAGCCAGAGCCTTTGTTCGCTTCTTTTTCGCCGGTGCGGCCGAAATCGAATGTGATAAACAGGGGCGGATGCTGCTGCCGGGAACTTTGCGGGAATATGCGGCATTATCCAAGGATGTGGTGGTCATCGGGGTACTGAACCGGATAGAGCTTTGGGACAAGGACGCCTGGGAAGCCTATAACGCCGATACCAGCCAGGCGGTAACGGAAATTGCCGAGCAATTGGCTGATCTGGGAATTTAGTATACGGGGCGATGTTATGAGTTTTCAGCATACCACGGTTTTATTAGAAGAGTCCGTAGCCGCTTTAGTGACAGACCCGGCGGGTATCTATGTGGATTGTACCTTGGGCGGTGCAGGCCACACCTTAGCCATAGCTGGGCGGCTATTGTCTCAGGGACAGTTGGTGGGAATCGATCAGGATCCGGCTGCCATAAAAGCTGCCAGAGAAAAATTAGCCGCTGTTCAATGCCGTGTGCATATTGTCCACGCTAACTTCAGAGAAGTGGACCGGGTTTTATCGGACTTGGGGCTGTCAAAGGTTAACGGCATTTTATTGGATTTGGGTGTGTCGTCGTATCAGCTGGATACTGCTGAACGGGGCTTTTCTTACATGCAGGACGGTCCTCTGGACATGAGGATGGATCCTGAGGCACGGGTATCGGCCTACCAGGTAGTGAATAATTATTCCGAGGCTGATCTGGCCCGGGTGATTCATGAGTACGGAGAAGAGCGCTGGGCAAAGCGCATCGCGCAATTCATCGTTGTCGAGCGGGACAGGCAACCCATCGGTACCACCGGGGAATTGGTTCAGGTCATTAAACGGGCCATTCCCTCCGCTGCCCGGAAGGAAGGACCTCACCCGGCCAAACGCACCTTCCAGGCCATTCGGATCGAAGTGAATCGGGAACTTGAAGTCCTGAGGCAGGTTCTGGAAAAATCAGTCGATTTGTTGACAACAGGCGGCCGGTTGTGCGCGATTACCTTTCACTCTCTGGAGGATCGGATTGTGAAGCAGACCATTCAAAATCTGGCCAAACCTTGTACGTGTCCGCCGCATTTTCCTATATGCGTGTGCAATCGTAAACCCTTAGTAAAAGCAATAGGCAGGGCACTTTCTCCCGCCGCCGACGAAATAGAAAACAATCCCCGTTCACGCAGCGCCAAACTACGGGTTGCGGAAAAATTGTAATTTATTTGTAATTTGGTCTAAAAATTGGGGAGGTTAATAGATATGTTAGTAAATAAGAAGCAGGAGTGGTTGGCACAACCGGAAACAACAGTCCAGCCTGAGAAAGTCGAAGTAGCAAAGGTAAATGTCGCGTTACGTCAAAAATGCGGCAAAATTGCCTTGCTGTTCATATGTTTTGCAGTATTGCTTACCATTCAAAGCGAGTTTACCGTTCGTTACGGCTATCAGATCGCGCAGATCAGGTCGGAAATTCGCAAACTGGATAAGGAAAATGAACAACTGAAGCTGGAAATCGCCAAACTGCGGTCACCTCAACGTATCCAGTCCATTGCCTCCTCCAAATTAGGCATGATTGCACCGCAGAATTTTTTCGGCGGGACAGCAGGGAAAAAGGCGAACTAACAACAAGACGAAAAGCAACAGCCAGACCACAAGCCGCCTGACATTTGCGGAAAACCATCCTTTTTCCTTGCATCCCGGCCTCTTTTTCAATGGTCTCCTATAAACTGAGACCGTTCAAAAGGGTCCAGATGCTAGGCGCGATGAGGACGCGCGCGCAGACAGTACGTTCGAGAGGGCGCGCCCGCAGGAGTAACGACGCAGATGGGCCTTTTTCAACGGTCTCCTAGGGGGTTGAATCCTTGATGAGATAGGGGGGGGACGAGTGGTCTCGGCATCACATGTTACGATTAGAAAACGGCTTGCCTGGCTGTTTCTTTTCGTCACGCTGGT is drawn from Acetonema longum DSM 6540 and contains these coding sequences:
- a CDS encoding histidine phosphatase family protein, producing MTRIIFVRHGQTLWNQELKYQGHTDISLTDQGIRQADLVAKRLSREKVVAIYSSDLSRAFLTAERIAGQFGLPVASFAQLREFWFGDWEGLTYEQIQKRWPDEAEQFVNSPGHVQIPGGETYTEVQERMEQLVLELVKKHDGQTIIIVSHGAAIRAVLCAALHMPLDYVGAIRQDNTAVNIVEYYGEQAIVTLVNDIHHLNAAE
- the feoB gene encoding ferrous iron transport protein B, which codes for MEAEKRKIILIGNPNVGKSMVFNYLTGLYATVSNYPGTTVDVTRGRMRLNGVRFEVVDTPGIYSLIPTSEEEQVTRRLLFEEHPDLVIHIVDAKNIRRSLRMTLQLLDAGFRVLLQLNMMDEAQKAGRRINIRILQERLGIPVVATSAAEGYGLKELKQQILLWKTIAARPVLLSPDIEQVIARISAQLDFVDQLSKKGMTKRIIAVLLLERDAGMQKLILSRPGGVRVRKELEQCAGLYPQGMEFLLTVQRQAEVDRLLEHCIRQEGGESHPFHDKVNRWTREPFTGAVVLIFVIYLGLYQFVGRFGAGYLVDYMNQEVFGDFLLPLLQALIDKYIELDWLKSLLMGEYGVITLGFRYAAAIILPVVGTFFLAFALLEDSGYLPRLALLLNNMFKWFGLNGRAVIPLTLGFGCGTMAVMVTRTLETRRERLLATFLLALAIPCSAQLGVVLAILSGSPRILLLWLGCLLFIFGLFGYISARIIPGQANAFYLEIPPLRMPRLSNVFLKAWTRMEMYFVEIVPIFVVVSCSLWLADELMLLERWISLMRPVMSLMGLPPVMGQVFLLGFFRRDYGTAGLFDLCAKGLLNEGQLLTAAVSLTVFVPCIAQTVMMVKERGFLVSLAILLVVALIALGSGWLVHFLYSILGF
- a CDS encoding FeoA family protein, producing MAHQTLKELQVGHRARVEAFSTIDAGHRRKLMAYGLLPGIMIDLLQVRPNYVIRIDHMELAIDAEVAAKIYISKDKV
- a CDS encoding DUF1858 domain-containing protein: MSEINKEMGIIEVVEKYPQTVDVFRSHGMGCLGCAAARFENIEQGAMAHGIDLDALIKDLNKVAEKSH
- the mraZ gene encoding division/cell wall cluster transcriptional repressor MraZ, with protein sequence MLLGEYSHSIDDKGRIILPAKFREELGDSFIATKGLEKCIFVYPKAEWSNIETKLKELPLAKAEARAFVRFFFAGAAEIECDKQGRMLLPGTLREYAALSKDVVVIGVLNRIELWDKDAWEAYNADTSQAVTEIAEQLADLGI
- the rsmH gene encoding 16S rRNA (cytosine(1402)-N(4))-methyltransferase RsmH; protein product: MSFQHTTVLLEESVAALVTDPAGIYVDCTLGGAGHTLAIAGRLLSQGQLVGIDQDPAAIKAAREKLAAVQCRVHIVHANFREVDRVLSDLGLSKVNGILLDLGVSSYQLDTAERGFSYMQDGPLDMRMDPEARVSAYQVVNNYSEADLARVIHEYGEERWAKRIAQFIVVERDRQPIGTTGELVQVIKRAIPSAARKEGPHPAKRTFQAIRIEVNRELEVLRQVLEKSVDLLTTGGRLCAITFHSLEDRIVKQTIQNLAKPCTCPPHFPICVCNRKPLVKAIGRALSPAADEIENNPRSRSAKLRVAEKL
- the ftsL gene encoding cell division protein FtsL, which produces MLVNKKQEWLAQPETTVQPEKVEVAKVNVALRQKCGKIALLFICFAVLLTIQSEFTVRYGYQIAQIRSEIRKLDKENEQLKLEIAKLRSPQRIQSIASSKLGMIAPQNFFGGTAGKKAN